The region CTGAGGTAAAGTCGTGTCAATGGAGTTCTCACTAAACTCGAATGTGGGCATTAAAACTGTTAtattgtttactgtttttttttttgtggttttattgGAACATGGAACGTGGCTGGATGTGGAAGGGCGGGAGGAACGGGCCCAGACAGCTGAGTAGCTGGGTTTCGACCCCACTCACACTTCTTTAAGCTAGTGGAAATGGGGTCTGATGGAGTGTGTTCGTGTTTAACGATTGTACTTTATTTTCTAATTATCTCATTGCCTGTCTTGTCTTCTGTCGTACATAACAACAATTTGACATTGGCAAAAATAGTGACACTAgtaaaaatctgcattttggCTTTGTTGTAGTTTTTATTCTCAGGTATTTTAACACAATAGTCATGAATCCATGCGCACTAAGCCCTAATTGTACTTCCgtgtatattaattttttatgacTTTCACTGAGTCATTAATAAAATACTCTTTTTGCTATCTTACTTAGCAGTTATggattaaatgtatttgtgtatatatattacatttatttatttagcagacgcttttctccaagatgatttccaatgaactctatgtagtgttatcagcccacacgccttattcactgcagtaactcacactgctagatacactacttacactgggtcactcatctgtacatcagtggaacacactctctctgttgctcacacactatgggtaaacctgaactgcatgtcttggTGTATTTTTACCTTTCAGTGTGTGCTGGTGGGAAGCAGGGGCACTCTGTTTCGGGTCCCCGCTGCTGCATTCTGCGTTAATGCTGGGGATCCCAAAAAACCAGTAAAGAAAACGAGCATCAGTAAGTGGAAATCGGTCTCCATTTCTTTGTATGATTTCTAACGGGTTAGAAAAGGTTCTTGTGATGAGTACATGTACCTtgtttgtactgtgtttttcacGTCTATAAAGTAGAactaaaaacagtatttttggGACTGATAAATGATGACTCGGGTACCTTGTTTTATATCTACTGGGGTCATGAGGGGgattgtacatttaaaatgataatttgCAACTAATTATCGTCTAAATGTTGTTCACCACATGGAAGTACATAAGGATTGTTACTCTGAATGCAATTTACTGTTGTACCCTCTCCTCTAGAGAGTAGTTTTCAACCTTGCCTATAATTCTGTCGTTATCTGGAACAATAACTGAGCAGCAGATGTTTTGGAAGCCATAATAAAGGTGTCGCTTCAGTAAAGTGCGTGCAGATGGAAGGGTTTGAGCAATGATGGGATGGCACATTTTAAGCTTACTGaacaacaattttattttttcggGTTTTGTATTCGCcccgaaaaataaaaacatctttctATATGCTTTAAGTGTGCCTTCCCATCATTGCTGGAAATCCTACATGCAGCAGAGGGATTTTGAGCAACTAAGCTCTTTATTCCTCATTGTACTACAACTtgagttccccccccccccccccccccccccttgataATGAAGAATTTGACCTTTTAGCTGGACATCTTATTTCTCACATGCAAAAAGCAAGACCTCAGAAACCTAGTTTCCAagttatttgtgttgttttcatctGTAGTCAATCAAACTAAAGCTAATAATTTTTCTAACAAAAAGCTTCAGAGATTGCAGCAATGATTCCTGGAATATACCCACGACAGAAGTTTGATCAGTCAAGAATGTCCCTTCTGAAAAgctttttcactttattaagTTACTGTGGAAGGTGGTTCAGTTTAATAATATGTCTTGCACTACACTCAAAAGAATATATGAAGGTATACAGTATGAGGGATGAATCCTTTTGGACATGCAGACAGAGGTCAAAATTTTTAGCAGAGTGCAGTgtctggaaaggaaaaaaaattgatcttATCTCTATGAAGAGTTTCTACGTCTTTGTCAGATGTCTAGTACAACATGTTGTGGATTGCTGGGGACtcacaatgtttgtgtgttggcTCCTGAACCCTCTATTCTAAACACAAGGGACAAATGGAGATGGATTCTGTGTGCACAGTCAGCTGCCCAGTGATAGAGAGAGCTCTTTGTGGGGTGAAGATGAAGATcaagtgaaaatgtgaagaacagacaatacaacaaaaatgtgaattagACTGGGTTCTCATCTATCATTACATGGAGCCAGTACCATGAACCACTCTAGAGTCCTGCAGTCCTTTCACACACAGAAGATTATATGAAGACAGTGGTCACTCCATATTGAGCTCTTGTGACAGTGAAATATGGTGCAAACCAGGTTGCCAAGAGGAAGCCCATGTAAAAGCAGAACATGAAAATGCTGGAAGCAGATTGAAGACCTTGACCTCCTGGATGTGTTGTTACAGTCCTGAGAAGGTGTACCATCCTCATGTTTTTCACACCTATCTCCTGATTCCACATGGAGGTAATTTAAGTTCACACCATTTAGCAGTAGGTTACTGGAGGTCTAATATTCACCCAAGAACACAGAGAAGCTAAAGCTGGAGGAGAAAGAGATGCAGTTGTGGAACACAACCAAAATTTTCAACAGGCCATaagacaagacaaaaaaacattCCCGCAATGATGTACGCAAGACGTGgaattataaaatattagaGGAAGAACAAGATTAGCTTTCCTAAAACTACAAGTTAGAGAAAGTTCCAGCCTCAAATTGGAATGGTAAAGGACACTCAAGGATCCATGCTGACCAGTGCTGAGAAGATCAAAAAGAGGCGGAAAGAATACACGGAGTCATTGTACTATAAAGACTGAGCAGGCAAACAGTTGTTTCAATCTGTACCCTACACCAGTAACGCTTCGTGATGAAAGAAgtcaaaacaacattaaaagacTTGTCATGGAACAAAATATGGGGATTAATGGCACCCTCATTGAAGTATTTCAGCTGTTATAATGTTTTTGAATCTCTGCAATGAATTTGGAAGCTAGCATTGTGGCCCACTGACTGGAAGAGATCTATATTCATACCAGTATTCTAGAAATGTGATCTGACTGACTGCAAGATTCTACGCAGGATCATTCAGAATGAGACATTATCATATGTGTGAGATGGATCCTAGAATGGCAAAAGAATATCAAAATGATTTCTGCGTCTTCATTGCTGACAGCAAGGCCTTTGACTGCGTTAATCATGAAGTTCTGGGCCACATTAAGAAACATGGTTATATGAGAACAATTGATTGTGCGTTAGAACTATCTCTACACTGAGCAAGATTCTCCTTGTTGTATCCCAACTGTTGTAAGACCATGGTTTAAAATTGGTAAAGGGGCATGACAAGGCTGCatattttccccatgtctgtttGATTCATGTTCAGAACAAATCATTAAATTCATGACTGTATGAAGGAACCTGAGGATCATTTAACAGCCTTTGCTATGCTGGAGATGCCTTACTGGTTAAAAATGAAGATGGCCTGAAACAACTCGTTATCACGATCAAAGAACATGGTCTCAAAAGGGCCTTATGTCTTAATATGAAGACAAAGATCATAACTGGTAAAATCTATGATTTCATTCTTGGGGAAGAAATAGTAGAGAACTTTAGCTTGCTTGGATCCATAGTCAATAATGAAGGGACAAGCAGTCAAGAAATGCAATGACAAATTCCTCTTGGCAAACAGCTATGAAGGGCTTAGAAGGGATTCTCAAATGCACAGATGTATTTTTGCATACAGAAGTTGAACTTGTTCAAGATATGGCATTTACATCATGTGGAGAGGAAAGCTGGACAGTGAAGACTTAAGAAAGGATGAAAATCAACACCTTTCAGTGATGGTGATGGCAAAGATACTCCCTGTACCGTGGACTGTTTGAAGAACAAATCAGTCAGTGTTGCAGGAGAAACCAGAAGCTCGAATAACAAGATGCCAACATTCATACTTCAGATACATCATGCAAAGAGATTCACCGTTTGAAAAAGTCATACTTGGCGAGGTTGAAGGTTAGCACAACCATGGACCATCAGTGTAATGTAACGTAACAGTACAGTAACAGCTGTCCTTGCCACTCTAGCAACAATTAGCCCTCTGAGTGAAAACCATTTAGGACAGATATGTAGTGTCGCCACAACCTACATCGACTCAGTGGCACTTAGGGGGAGACTGTAGGTTGTTAATTTCTTGAAAGAAATGTCCTCTTACATCACCGAAGGCTCCACCTGCCTTTTTATCTAGTATTTGTATTACTAAAAATAGTGTGCCTCCCATTTAATCTTTTCTCACGGTATAAAAGGTTTAGTCcattttaatctgttttagCTCTACTCTTTCCATATGATCAGGAACAAGTGTCACATGAGCTCAAAATATCTTTACATCAGATTGTCACAGTTAGTGCAATGTTGgtaaaattcattaatttacatttattcatttagcagatgcttttctccaaaactacgtgcatctcagagaaaatacaatgtacagGGCACTAAAGGGAATGTGTTAATTGTTCAGTACCTCCAGCTTTTGGACAAGTCAGCATTTTAGCAACATTTCTCATTAGCCAAATTGACCACGTGTTCATGCTCAGTTAAGGTTGGTGTAAAGAATGGTCTGAGATGAAATGAGAAAGTAGGTGTTTGAGATATCTAATACAGAAGCTAAAATGTCTGATTTTGCCCAGCTGAGCATGATTTAATAGTTGCTACTGAGAGAAAGCCtggacaaaaacatttacagtagtctcaacagtaataaatacagCTGCAGTGGGTAATGGCTTATCGTGTACTGTGATAAAGTAAGTTTTGTAATAGTTGTTTCCGCTATGACACAATAGTTGTGTTCAGTTACATGTATTCATACAGTGGAGACATTTCTGTAAAATTGCTTAGTGACTTATAGggacttactcatttatagaacAGGGTCATTTTTCATGTATCACCTGAAAGTAAGTTCTTTACTCAAAGTCATcagagcagaaggtgggatttgaacctgcaccctcCAGATCCACAGCGGTTTTAACCACTCTGCCACATGCTGGCCACGTTCCTGTGAAATGTTGAATTACTTTCATTTGTATAATAAAGTACAATACAATAATTGTTACCTACTGAAAACCTAGAGCTCACCTAAAgttaaatttgaaattaatttcaagacCTATCAAAACAATGTATTGGGAATCAAGGACAAAGAGCATAAAAATGGCACACCAAATTaaacactaaattaaaaaatttgtgATGCCGGTTTGAATTTTGAAAATGGCCTGTTACTCCCAAAAGTTTGCAttatgtaaatactgtagttccTCTGTTAATCATGACATATTGAACTTATGTAATCACGTCATAGCAGAACCAACTGTACTTTATAGTTATTTCAGGAAAAACAGTGGAGGGGGCTTGAGTTTCACATTTATGGTAACTAACTTCATTGAGAATTGAaagtatggtgtgtgtgtgtgtgtgtgtgtgtgtgtgtgtgtgtgtgtgtgtgtgtgtgtgtgtgtgagtgtgagagagatcTGTGGTGCAGTATAATGCTGAGGGCCATGATCCAGTCCTCCTGCGGTACGTTACAGTGCTTTCCATGTTGAGGCTATGCTGTGGCGTGAAACCTCGGTCCTCAGATGGGGGGACGTTTCGAGGATAAGCAGTCCTCATCCATTGATATGATTGACCacctgaatgaatgaaaataaatctcATCTGTTTGCACCCTCTCCCTCCCGGTGCCTTAGAAAAGGCCAAAACCTCAGTTGATGTGGGTCAGTTCCTGCAGCAGCGGACCCGCGTTGACTTTCCCAAGAAGGAGGCCTGGGGTGTCTCAGAAAGTCGCGCTGAAGCTGCTGCCAAATATGCTGCCGCTTTCCAGGCCACCGCTCCCTCAGCAGAAGCTTCTGTTGCACCCAGCGCTGATGCAGCTCCTCCTGTTGGAGATCCTATTGTGGAGCTCATTTTGCCCACTGAAGCTGAGGCTCCACAACCCTTGCCAGAAGCCGCACCTCTTGCAGCTGAATCAGAAGCTGTGGCTGAAGCTATGACCACAGTCAAAGCAACTGCTGCAGCTGAAGACCCTCCAGAAGATATTGTGGCGGCTAAAGCTGATACTGAGGAAGTCCCTCAAGTCGTTGTAGTTGAAGCAGTTGCAGACCCAGTGGTGGCTGAAGCTGTTCTAGAGGCCACCCCTGATGTTCCTGTGGCTGAAGCTGTTTTAGATGCTGCTGCAGAGTTTGTCCCTGAAGCTGTTGAAGAGGTTGCTGCACTTGCTTCTGACTCCCCCGTTGAAATGATTTCAGAATTGACTCAAGATACCACCACGGCTGAAGCTGCTTCAGAGCCCACCCCGCAAGATACCGTGGTTGAAGCTGTTCCAGAGGCAATGCAAGAAGCTGCAGTTTCCGAAGCTCCTTTAGAGCCTGTAGCTCAAGCTGTTCCAGAGACGACCAAAGAAGCTGCTGTTGCTGAAGCTCCTTTAGAACCTGTAACTGAAGCTGCTGTTGCTGAAGTTCCTCCAGAGCCTATGGTTGAAGCTGCTGTAGCTGAAGCTGTTTCAGAAGCAGCACCTGAAGGACCAGTCGCTGTAAAAGTGACTCCTACGACCGCGGTGGCTGAAGGTGTTCCAGAACCCGTAACTGCTGCTACAGAAGTCATTCCCGGAGCTGTGAGCTCTGAGGAAAGTGTAGATCCCGCCCCTGTGCCGGCGGAAGCCCCAGGAGCCGTGGAGTCGTGTGAGGGTACAAACCACGCCCCTTTAACCCTTCTCTTTCCTCTGTGGACCCTGCAGCACACCAGTAGCCATGTCACCACTCCATGTCACATAATTGTGTTCTGTATTAAAATATGATACGATGTCACATGATTTGATATGATTAGTGACCCACATCACAGAAAGCAGCGTCCGCTTCGGTCCAGACCTCCTATGTGCTCACTAACATGTCTGTCTTAGCGTTGCGCCCCTCCCCTCAGAGCATCACAACATTGACTCAGGCAACATGCAGTGCCCCACCGTCTGGTGTGTTCATCCATGTGACTTGTTACGTCGTCATGCGAGAGATAACATTCCTGCTCTGCATCTCCTTGCACTGCTGTCAGCCATAGTGGTTTGTGCTTGTCATCCTAACGCGCCGCCACTCTAACCTAGTCTGCCCAGAGCTGGGCGTGCAAGTTTCTTTCTTCAGTGTACATACTTTGATTTCTGTCTGTCTTCCCTCTCGTTTCCCTTTCTTGCATCAGGAAATCTTGTCAGACTTTGAGGAACCTGATGGTTTTTTCATCTCACTTAATCTTtgtctcctcctcttttctTCCACAAAGACAACTGTTGACCTCTGTCAATACTGATATGAGGACAGTTTACTGGGGATCTTTAGAAAACCCTATGCATCTCTACTCCCAGGGTggttttcagaagaaaaaacatgttctTGTGCTCCACATGTCGCCCCATTTTGGGGAACCAGCTGGGAGTGTTGGAGATACACCGATGGCCTTCTCTtgactatttattttatttaatttcgcCCCCTTTCCTCTTTCGCTGCATAAGTAGTCGCATGATGTTAATAACCAGTAGTTTAGCGTGTTCTGTGACTTGTCTAAGGTGGTGATGACTCTGGAACCCTCCCTTCGGTGTTCGAGGCACTCGATGAGTTTGAGTCACTTTGCTGTGTGCAGTCGCCAGAGCTTCGGGGTTAAAGCTTTGATTTTACTACCATATGTTCAGGAAATTGGGGCCCATTGTTCAAATGtgggagaaacaaagaaatgaaaatgaaatgtgcacTTAAGGTTGACATGAGTCAAACACACCTCTCTGCACAGTAGGAAAAGTAGAAAACACTGCCCAAGATGTTCCGTTCACCGTGTTTCCCCGCCTTTCCCCTATCGGCACCTGTGGTACTTCTTGTCCGGGGGTGTTATGCATGAGGTTTGGTACATGCATTAACATTCCAGCTACTTTCCTCACTCTTGTGGAGGAAATAGATGGacttgtttatgtattttaaaacccGCTAAATGATCAGACAGTAACTTATTCCTCTGTAACTCCCAGCACAAGCGGATCCAATACAGAAGCTCTTCATCGACAAGATCCGCGAATATTCTGCCAAGAGCAAGTATGTGTCTCagtccccctctctctcttcttaAGTCACTTGTTCTCTGATAATCTGTTGTCCTCCACCTTGTTGTAATTTGAATAAGATCTGAAAATtatttctgacacctttcttcaaacCAACTTCTTTGGGGTTTATATACTAatctgacaattatttacccatttatacagcagggtaatattttactgtatcagttcacggtaagtaccttgatcagagtgttaacaagaaaaaaaggcatttgaaTCCATATCCCAGGGCGATGGATCTAACCACTAGGTCTTCCTTGGAGTCATGGTAATGGAACAGGTAGGGTGATACTAATGGTCAAGTTCAGTAGAAATCAGACAAATTAGTAATGTTTTCTAGCTCTGCTTACTGGAATGTGACCAAGACACAAGTTTGATCAGTCAAAATGATAAAGGGTACAGTACTAGGAGCTGGGTTCACATCTCTATTCTTTTAATTGCAGGGTTGAGGTGCTTTCTGTGTTAGACGCAGAGGTGATTTACATGACACAAAATTGTGCTGTGCTCCCAGTGGACTTTTGTCCCGCATGCCTCACCGGACTGTGGTTAAGTTCTCCTAGCAACACACCCTTTTGTCTTTCTAACACCCCTGCCCAGATCCACTGGCAGTCTCGTAGATGCCGGCCCCGAGTATGAGAGGAACCTGGCCGAGGAGGTGAACAGACTGCAGAGGCTCTACGGAGGTGGAGATCTCAACTCCTTCCCCGAATTCAAGTTCCCTGGTGAGTTGAATCCCAGGTTAAACTCCCATCAACAGATCCATTAATTATGAAGTACATTTAGCAAATCTTATACATGCTTGTATCACTGTTAATGTCTGCTTTCTTCTCCGTTTCAGAGCCCAAGCTGGAAGAGGTGTCTCCAAAGTGAAGAACCTCAATCCCTTGTCCCAgcatcagccttttttttttttccccatttagtGTCCTACTGAACatgtccagaaaaaaaaaaagtgcaggtcCAGTGACGACtctgtcagtcagtgttttCTGTGCGTTCTGCTCAGTGGTAATAAACGTTTTGTGAAAACAGATTGTTTCAGTGCAATGCCATCTCCATGATAAAAGGTTAATTTTGCTGTCAGGCCTGTTATAAAACTTGCAAGGTAGCCCTTAGCTAAGgaaaactgcagaaaggtgGTTTGTGCTACGCTTGTCTCATTTGCTTGCGTAAGGGGAAATCGGCTCTTAAGGGCAATCATAAGTCATAAATCATTAAGTGGTTTTTTCCGACGTTCACACCGAGGAAGCCTCCTGAAGCGGTAAGAATAGGTGGAAGTACTCTGGTAAGGTGGAGTTATGTGTGGCAGgagcttttctttttctattttgttgttggattattattttataactcCACGACTCTTTACACACAGTTGTGGTTTTCTTTATATCTTATCAGATACATTATTGGTCGATTTTTGGATGTTGCAAGACAATGAAATTTGGTATCTTGATGCCTCACTGAAAATATTACTATATTTGTTTGACCACAAAAGACATCATACGAATACAGAATTTCCTATTCTAAAATTTTTAGTCTTTagtatgttttctgtgtttaaagAATTTGGttctccattaaaaaaagctgTAGTAACTTTTCATACTTGTCACTGTGGTCAGCTTTGTGAAGATTGTAGTATGTTTGCAGTACTGGGTTAATGTCTGCAGTTTCTAAATATTGAGATTACAGGTTTAAAGTACGATTTAGTAAATATCCATAGTCCAAATAAAATCACATGCTTGAGATCggtttaatcttttttaaatagatcAATACTTTTCAGAGCACAACGTATCTATTATAACCCTATAAATTGTCACTCATAAACCATATAGATTAGTCATTAGGATAAACAGtctcagaaaattaatttcagagcTGTTGTCCAGGATTATTATTAGCACAAATACCTAACCATATTTATAAACTTGAACTACTTTAAACCAGTAAGGATTATTTCTCTAAACCATGTGACTTgcaacagttatttttttaatcattataaaAGTTTCTACacttacagtaaatatattaGACATTGTTCAGCACTTACCTGATGAGATGGATCAacttaaacatttatttccagtCAGTTTCACAAGTAAAATAAAGTCTTATTTATATTGGTCttacttattatttatatatggtcttatttattattgatttactGGATCCAGCTGGTATAATAGCCCTAGTATGCAGTATTCTTGTAGGTATGCTGAGAATTTACTGTTAAGctgaaatataaagaaaatacagtCAGTTTTACTTAAGTTGTTCTATGATCTGTCAATATACCACATAAGCTCACATATGTAGAGCAGCAGTAGGCAAGATCCTTACTGTCAGCTGTGTATGATGAAACGGGTCTTTAGATTCGCCTtccctgaattaataaataatacccTCATATCCTCATACAGAAAGATAAACTGtatattgtaatattaatagtaatactACATGTTTTTATCTGGAATTCTGATTTCTAACATATACTGCAGTAATAAAGCTGGGATGGCACAGTCTCTAATTTAAAGATGGGGGGGTTACCACACTGTCTACCCTTGtctgtctgtttatttttttatcccaCGTTATTGTGAAATTACATATGTTCAATGTTTAATgataatgtttgttttgctcttccGGGGACCCGTCAGCGAGTTGCACGCCGTAGGAACCCTTCATACGTGTTCAGCCCGTGTTTCCCCGGGGACGGAAATAGGTGTGGAACAAACATGGCGGCGCGCTTCCTGCATCTTGTATGGTCTGGGTCACTCAAGGTAATAAACCAGGTTAAACCGTCTTCAGACTTGGTGTCATTTTCTACCACTTTATCGGTTGTGCTTAGATATAATAGCACACTGTTGCGTGTTATTTGTTCGCTTTTTAAATATGTAGCAATCAAATGTGAACTTCACCCAGGGGAGTTCACTACTGACTACTACAACATAACACAACAGTACTGCAGACCtacttattaataattaatgaaaataataataacctttatCAGTAATTTAGTAAAATAATTCTACTATAATTTTaagtctttttattttatgtaggCAGCTAATTCAGTGAGAGAGGTGAGgcatatttattcaattttaaaCTCTCTTCCAGCTCTGAGAAAcaaatgtaactgaaaaatcACATCACATGTCAACAGCTATAGgctgcataaaaatatttataagcCCGAACAGGGTGATAGACGAGCAGCTTTATTAGTCACTGTTCTTTGATTTCCCAAGGCTCCTGAATCAGAGGGTGATGCCTGTGCTCATATTCTTTACATCATTATTTACAGCCATCATTATTCTTAACCGTTATGTATCTGATCCCTTTGTCCAAAGGTGGGTATTGAATTTTtcactgacccatttatacagcagggtgttcttaccgtatcaattcTGGGTAAGGTCGCAAGTTTGactctcatctccagctgtagtacccatgagcaaggtacttaccctaaattgctccagtaaaaattacccagctctataaatgggtaaataattgtaagtagcttaatgttgtcagtcactttggagagaagcgtcagttaaatgaataagtgtaatgcacagcaggaggtgagattcgaacctgggaccatTTGTTTGCAAAGGTGACAGCTCTCACCACTTTTGGTCATAATATTTCACGTGATTTTTCCTGTCCTGTGTCCTCCAGGGCCTCCAGGTGGAGAGTTGTGGTGCTCTGAGGGGCTGTCCATCGGCTGCCTTCGCCACCAGCGCCGGAGAGCCCAAGAAACCAGGAAAGAAGGCGAAGGCCCCCAGTAAGACtgcacatttcagtttaaatttctCACCAGTGCAGTCACGTTTGCTCACGTTCATTGTCGCGCCTGACAATtcagtttgtgtgcatgtgtctgcaCAAAACATGCGGTTGAGTAATCGCTTAACGGTGGGAAAAGTGATCCGTACAAAAAATATACTAATTACAGTGAAATGATCTAGATGAGATATATTTCAAGTTACATGTATTAGTACCATGGGGTCAAACTCAGTGCATAAAGGACCATTTGGGATACTGCGTCTTGCTCCGGTCAATTTACTTATCTTAAT is a window of Scleropages formosus chromosome 14, fSclFor1.1, whole genome shotgun sequence DNA encoding:
- the LOC108926915 gene encoding calphotin-like isoform X2; protein product: MAASFLRVGGLGSLKCVLVGSRGTLFRVPAAAFCVNAGDPKKPVKKTSIKKAKTSVDVGQFLQQRTRVDFPKKEAWGVSESRAEAAAKYAAAFQATAPSAEASVAPSADAAPPVGDPIVELILPTEAEAPQPLPEAAPLAAESEAVAEAMTTVKATAAAEDPPEDIVAAKADTEEVPQVVVVEAVADPVVAEAVLEATPDVPVAEAVLDAAAEFVPEAVEEVAALASDSPVEMISELTQDTTTAEAASEPTPQDTVVEAVPEAMQEAAVSEAPLEPVAQAVPETTKEAAVAEAPLEPVTEAAVAEVPPEPMVEAAVAEAVSEAAPEGPVAVKVTPTTAVAEGVPEPVTAATEVIPGAVSSEESVDPAPVPAEAPGAVESCEAQADPIQKLFIDKIREYSAKSKSTGSLVDAGPEYERNLAEEVNRLQRLYGGGDLNSFPEFKFPEPKLEEVSPK
- the LOC108926915 gene encoding calphotin-like isoform X1, which translates into the protein MAASFLRVGGLGSLKVTECVLVGSRGTLFRVPAAAFCVNAGDPKKPVKKTSIKKAKTSVDVGQFLQQRTRVDFPKKEAWGVSESRAEAAAKYAAAFQATAPSAEASVAPSADAAPPVGDPIVELILPTEAEAPQPLPEAAPLAAESEAVAEAMTTVKATAAAEDPPEDIVAAKADTEEVPQVVVVEAVADPVVAEAVLEATPDVPVAEAVLDAAAEFVPEAVEEVAALASDSPVEMISELTQDTTTAEAASEPTPQDTVVEAVPEAMQEAAVSEAPLEPVAQAVPETTKEAAVAEAPLEPVTEAAVAEVPPEPMVEAAVAEAVSEAAPEGPVAVKVTPTTAVAEGVPEPVTAATEVIPGAVSSEESVDPAPVPAEAPGAVESCEAQADPIQKLFIDKIREYSAKSKSTGSLVDAGPEYERNLAEEVNRLQRLYGGGDLNSFPEFKFPEPKLEEVSPK